The following are encoded together in the Daucus carota subsp. sativus chromosome 5, DH1 v3.0, whole genome shotgun sequence genome:
- the LOC108203649 gene encoding GDSL esterase/lipase At3g26430-like yields MKSLNINIAAYFLPLFCAFAFLSSPVFTAETCEYPALFNFGDSNSDTGSMSAAFASKLPPNGDAFFGRPSGRVSNGRLVIDFLAESLGKPFLHSYLDSMAANFSHGASFSTSGSTITPPKYLIPVYFVPHGWSPFPLYVQFVQFTQFKDRSEMIYNQDPNFKYTVPKKEHFSKALYTIDIGQNDIGMGLFTNNSIEAVKASVPNMMEGLKSHIKGIYSLGARTFWIHNTGPIGCLPYILTNFPVSDKDTDSAGCSIPHNEISKHYNYKLKEAVYELRRELPSSAITLVDIYSVKYSIYKEAKSLGFKEPLKACCGYGGKYNYGDNFTCFGIETSKTINGKKIALKSCENPRERISWDGIHYSEAADKIVFDRISTGAFSDPPNTPPSMACHQRSSSKN; encoded by the exons ATGAAGTCTCTCAACATAAACATAGCTGCTTATTTTCTGCCCCTGTTTTGCGCCTTTGCTTTTCTTTCGAGCCCTGTTTTCACAGCAGAGACTTGTGAATATCCGGCTCTATTCAACTTCGGCGACTCAAACTCGGATACGGGTTCAATGTCGGCCGCATTCGCCTCCAAGTTGCCGCCTAATGGAGATGCTTTCTTTGGCAGACCAAGTGGACGAGTGTCCAATGGGCGTCTCGTGATTGATTTCTTAG CTGAAAGCTTGGGAAAGCCATTTCTCCACTCTTACCTTGATTCAATGGCTGCAAACTTCAGTCACGGCGCAAGTTTTTCAACCTCAGGATCAACAATTACGCCACCAAAATACCTCATACCAGTCTACTTTGTTCCACATGGATGGAGTCCTTTTCCGCTTTATGTCCAGTTCGTACAATTCACACAATTTAAAGACAGATCAGAGATGATCTATAATCAAG ACCCGAATTTCAAGTACACGGTGCCGAAGAAGGAACATTTTTCCAAAGCTCTGTATACTATTGACATCGGCCAAAATGACATTGGCATGGGACTATTTACAAACAACTCCATAGAAGCCGTAAAAGCATCAGTACCCAATATGATGGAAGGACTCAAATCTCATATAAAG GGTATATACTCCTTGGGGGCCAGAACATTCTGGATACACAACACCGGACCTATCGGATGCCTGCCTTATATTCTAACAAACTTCCCGGTCTCGGACAAGGATACCGATAGTGCTGGTTGCTCAATCCCTCATAATGAGATCTCAAAGCACTACAATTACAAGTTGAAGGAGGCTGTCTATGAGCTCCGGAGAGAGCTCCCTTCATCTGCAATCACACTTGTGGATATCTACTCTGTTAAATACTCCATATACAAGGAAGCCAAAAGTCTTG GCTTCAAGGAACCTCTAAAGGCATGTTGTGGTTACGGAGGAAAATACAATTACGGGGACAACTTTACATGTTTCGGTATCGAGACTAGTAAAACGATAAATGGGAAGAAAATAGCTCTGAAATCATGCGAAAATCCGCGGGAAAGAATAAGCTGGGATGGCATTCATTACTCAGAAGCTGCTGATAAGATTGTATTCGACCGAATTTCGACGGGAGCTTTTTCTGATCCACCCAACACACCACCAAGTATGGCATGCCACCAGCGCTCATCctcaaaaaactaa